The Leguminivora glycinivorella isolate SPB_JAAS2020 chromosome 2, LegGlyc_1.1, whole genome shotgun sequence DNA window CTCAAATTGGTAAGCCGCCATTTGATAAAGAAAGTAGTCAGGATGTCCGAATTGGAAGGATAGTTGAAAGTAACAGATTGATTACTTGATGAAGAAAGATAATGAAGCCTCTGTTTATTACGAACATGTCCGAAACTGACTAACGGTAACTTGACCTGACCTGACCGTTAATgcctaaataaacaaaagataaGATAAGGCATGATAAGAAGAATGCAAAAAATGCACAAAGAGAAACAAACATTACACAAACTAACCGACTTCGGGTCAGGTACGCTTCCAGCGCACGCGGTAAGTCGGTACGCGCTCTCaattaaaatcattattttcaaTAATTGAGTTAAAAGTGTCAATGTTTGTACATTTCTGGAAAGGGTATGACATACAGAATTCGTTTCTGTAATTTGTACGCGAAgtgtcatacattttttttttgactaATCCGCCTTTTGtttaagaaaaatgtaaaaaaaaaaatactccgtTTTGTGACTTTAACCTTTTATTACTTAAGCATGCATAACTTTTATTACatgattttaatgttaaaaataatcCTCAATTCATGGGCTACGAAACAAAAAAGAATTAATATCCTAatgcaaatactttttttacaatttgcaTTCATAGGCCGAGAGACAgatttttttcgaaaaaaactaaaaactcgcataactcaaaaactagtGATTTTCGACCCCCAGTTGACTGGGCCAAAAACATTGCAAATAACCTATAGAATAACTCCTTTGAAGGAATAGATCGAATTACAAGTCAGCCTGTATAagccttgcttagtttggggctaagtcgatctcgtgtatggtgtccccaatatttatttatttatttattttatgaacaGTTTATCTACGGTTCCGAATTTATAATACCTTTGTTTTTAACTTAAAATGCATTTTCACTAATGACTGTTTCTaacattttaaaaacttaaacgAAGTCCCGAAATTCCACATTAGCCCATGGAAGTGATTATAAAATCGTAACCCGAATGAAGTCATTTGGTCAAATCCCTTGTTTGTTTagcattaaatattataatagccTTAAAACTCGGTAAATAAAGGGTTCGGCTCTATTAAGCTAACATATGGGCTTTTTTTATTTGCCTAAATTCAAAATCGTTGTTGATTTAGGTAAACGATGGGGTTGAAAAATTTAGTGATTTGAGCGGCGAGCGCTTTTAAATTTGTAGCGAGAATGTgacaggatttttttttttttttttttataaatgggcttactcttgaccacagactagccaaaggcaaagacgtggcctacgatggagtgagctcgctcagaagatgcctgttcactcttgatttgaaggtaaaATGGTAAAAGGAAtggtaaaaattaaatatgtgaaaattaaaaatggtaaaaatgaaaaatactGCCTATATGTTAAAATACTGACTAAAAGGCAAACATTCCATATAAGCTTATTTTAAACAGATTTTCTTTGAAGAGATTAAGTCTGAAAGTGCTTTATAGAGTGCATTGGGGTAGTTTCGAAAgccgtctaatttcgaaagtcacataaaaataaaaatcaccattatttccatcatatcaagattcccgtTTTGAAATTACTCGGGCATTTCTGTAGgtacttcgaaattaccccaatgcaccctacttaATTTTCATAGAGATTAATCTCTTCTTAAGAATTTATTGAATTGACGACTGGCATTTTAAAAACTGTGTTGTTACATTTAAATGTCAGTCTATATGGTTTtgattgatatttcaaaattggtctcttaatgcaccgcctacaatcttctctgctttgcccaaaggttgactggtagagaatacctcatagcattaagttcgccttttgtacattaagttgttcttttgtgcaataaagtttaaataaataaataaatgaatttaaaaaCAAGTCTAAACACATTAGCAGGTATTTATAATGCAGTGTTGTAATAACAAGAAAGTGCTTAATAACGATAATTATGTTGACCTATCACGGCGATACTCTTGAATTAAGTTGAAAAATAGAAATCTTCTTTTTCTACATATTTGAATTAGTACATCTATCTCTGACGGTCACTTCGGTCAGTCAATGTAACAAACCAATCATTCCGATCAATTACAAAAAGTAATTCTTCGAATTCTCGCATTCGCAACACCGACAATCAAATGCCTATCCAAAATTTCAACATGTCACTGACCTATATCAAGACAAAACAAAAGCATCAGCTTTTTTTTGAGGATTTCATGGCCTGGTTACGAGACCTGCGGAATCTCTTCGGTAGCGGCGTCCCGCTGCCACCGTGGTGTTGCCAGCGCAAAAAATTGATTGATTCGTAAAAAAAATGGCGACCATTTCACTTTCTAGCTTCGGATAGTCGATTATGCACGCCCACTCAGCGGTCGCCTGTTGATATTGATATGCGTGACAGGTTGAAAAAATGTGCAAATTGATGTGCAAGGCTGCCGCCGCAGAAATGAGTATCGGTATTTTTTTGACAAATGAAACAGGAGACATAGTCTGGCAAGTACAAGTTGATATTAGAGGTATATTTAGTAAGAATTAAGTggtcaatgagtttttcggaacttatgtgctaaATATAATTtgatcatttgatatttgccagtcgcttttcggtgaaggaaaacatacacacatacaatcacgcctgtatcccataaaggggtaggcagaacacatgaaactactaaagcttcagtgccactcttggcaaataaggggttgaaagaaaacgaaactgaagGAAAAATCTGAGAAAATccgactaatcccaataaggcttagttacccttcggggtTAGTTGTCAATGGCGGACCCCAGGATTCtctgagccgtggcaaatgccgggatatcgcaaggaagatgatgattaAGTAAGaattaatataatttacatATATTCATCTTTCGGGTGCAGGACTAGAGGTCTACCTTGACTAGACCCAAGCCAAGGTCCAGTAACCATCACTAACAtgtcaaagtaggtacctacgtctTATTGATGCACACTTGTGTCTTGTATATCATTACCTCTATTGAAAAATTATGCTTGTCAAGTCTTATAAATCTGAATCTCTTAATATATCTTTTCCTGTTAGCTGTACAGATTTCACCATAAACGATATTTAACAAGTAGCCACACCGTCGATTCCCAGGCATTCTCTGATTAAGTAATTCCCCTGATGCCTGACACTTGACTAAATCGCACTGTCATTTCATGTTCCGCAGAAATCTTCAATGACACAATCAACTGAGAAGTATTTTCAAAAGAGCTTATTCCTCTTTAtaagttataataaaataaggtgTTTTGAAAAGATACTCTTCAACTGTAAGATTAACGGTATTCTTATTTGTatgtttgtatattttattaacgGTAATTTGGGTTGCATTTGAATTTGGGTCAAGTTATGTGACATGAAATCTACTTTTGGTACAATAATATCACAAATTTTAGTGCTCGTAAAGAGTGTACCTAGATAGATTTGCTATAGAATTGCTGTAGTTATCACGAAGGATACATAAACTTGTTGACTATCAATTTATGGTTAAACACGATTAAAAAATAATCCTTTATTGGCTGCACAAGTGTACACTTTCAAGATAGTTCACTGCACTAAAATTTTTAAcatgattttaaataatatgaTATGACATATGACAGATATCAAAAATTACTTCTTAGTGGCCAGAACCTACAGTAGGTAACCATGCAGGTAACCATGAGGTAAGCTATAACTTCCATAAGTCAAAATACGGGGTGTGAAGAGAACAGTCGTGTAAGGGAAGAATACACTTTTTGGCTCTTCTATTTCCAGATTTACCAACCTCTACCCAACGTTTCTTTCTATACTTGCTCCAAAATCATGGTGGCCAAATTTACCTAAACTTCTTCCCACATAATTAATGATATCAACAACAAaaacatataaatacaatttaataagtcaattCTCAAAAAACACGAAATcaatcgtaaaaaaaaaactttttacacTCTGGCAACCGCGAATAATGTAGCCACAGGGTGCAGTTCGAAATTCAAATCGAACACACAATGGCACCCAACCGTTCGCGCCTTTTGACGTGGGCGCGAATGACACCTAAGGAATTAGGGCATTAAAAAAACTTTTGTACTACTTGCCTACGTCCTGTCACGGGCTACTGAGTTAACAggtttattaaattaatgatattcgTAATTTAATTAAGATATGTTCAAGTGTGAAGGGATTTTACTAAAATAGTTGGATAGTTTTGTAATTTATTGAGTGTAATTCGATTATTTAGATATATGGCTACTATGTCAGCATTTTATATCAAACATATACCCTACTTGAGAAGAACATTTGTCTTACACAAATACTAATAGCCCCATAGACTAATTGTATTATCTTTGAATACCTAGCCCCACAAATAAAGAGATGAGAACTTTTATTGTATCGTTTTCTTATTGGCTGACGAGTGGTATTTACCAGACTATAGCTAAGCGATAACcataaagaatatttttgataaaacctaACATATAAAACTCTAAATTTGTATGACATTTATCTGCCAAATGTCACTTTTCTATCATCAGTTGGTACGATAAAAACAATAACAACCTAAAAAAATCTAATGTAATTAAATTCTTAAGCAAATATGGTATAACATTACCATGATCAGAATGGCTCATAGGCAGTTATTAAGTAGCAAAATGGGTTTGATAGAAGGTAATGCGAAAGATATATTCAGTGGACTCAGTGCTGACTCCATTTCTGACATATCCATaggtaaataaaagtaaaaagttttctttcaaccccttatttgccaagagtggcactgaaacttgagtagattcatgtgctctgcctaccccttcatgggatacaggcgtgattgtatgtatgtacctatgtatgtaaataaaagtataaacagtaatccatacctactaaacaagggtttattacacataattacttttaaatcgggacttcgcgagtcttctccgagaccatgGGGACAACGCCGcgcgccgtccctgaaacgttggtcagtttaatatatttagtgatacgcgattaagtccctatttaaaagtaatccataatatattataaatgagagTATTTGTGATTTGACAAGAAGTGtatttgtgtttgtttgtccatctttcaccgCAAAAAGGAGCTACGAATCGACGAGATTCTTTTAAGTAAGATAGTTGAAgaatagctgaagggatggagagcgtCATTgactaatttttgtctctttctaaccccccacttctctaaatgGGGAGTGTAAGTTTGTAGGAACATTCCAcaagttttacatacatacaatctagtaaggtacagcggagcaaatctcgactgggtggCAAATGTATTTGGTCCATATTTTcgatgttttacaatgtttgtattattatggttacatatggtaggcgtgttcagtggatacttaaagaactcaacatcatagtgtaataatggaaaaaatgtatcaGTTACAAAtgtctcccagtcgagatttaccccgctgtaccttatatggtttctgcaataaacgtttttttattctattatttttcttaaatttgCAGCAGATCGAATGGAGCTTCTTCAACAAACCCGTAGCTACGCCTATCACGCCAAGGCAGCTTCCTACTTAGTGTCCCCCATCCTGCCCTCGGGATCTTCCTCCACTGCCTTTGAGGTAAACCTTATTTTACACATTCCCAAAACTGCAGAAGACCGTAAACAATAGCTTAACGTAAAATAACGACatcatgtggtcgcgaccctcagccatgaggaaccgaggaaggAGAAGAAtttagacggtcaagcaaactTGGGCAGTAAAATAGGCGgcaaaattgaaatatttaggGCTTAACAAAACGCGtcccttcctaaaccttgacgtttgTCGGAATCATCCGAGCCAAACGATTTTTGAAATTGATTGCAAATGTTGGGACGACAGTTTCATTCTCatataaaatttgaatttcgcgccaattTTTAGTACCAAGATTTGTGGACATATACTCGTATATTTAAGTTCGCATCAAAATAAAATCAGAAACATTACAAATCAAACCTGAATCAGTTTTCAGTCACGGGAGCATATGCAACAAATGAGCTCAACCCATGTTACAAGACTTAGCAGAtcgtacagcttggcaaaaaggggtaacccccttattcataaacgtactctaaagttatcaagccgataaagttcgtttgtccttttttatcacaccaatacgtcggaaagggacaaacgaactttatcggcttgataactttagagtacgtttatgaataggtATTAAGGGGGTAAAACTTTAAAAGTGGTAACATCTTCGTGTTGCCACGTTTTCTCACACATGGATAAAGAAGAGATGACACGACAATATTGCCacttttctactctttttagggttccgtagtcaactaggaacccttatagtttcgccatgtctgtctgtccgtccgtccgtccgtccgtccgtccgtccgtccgtccgcggataatctcagtaaccgtaagcactacaaagctgaaatttggtaccaatatgcatatcaatcacgccaacaaagtgcaaaaataaaaaatagaaaaaaatgttttattagggtaccccccatacatgtaaagtgggggctgatattttttttcattccaaccccaacgtgtgatatattgttggataggtatttaaaaatgaataagggtttactgacatcgttttttgataatattttcattttcggaaataatcgctcctaaaggaaaaaaaagtgcgtcccccccccccccccctctaacttttgaaccatttgtttaaaaaatatgaaaaaaatcacaaaagtagaactttataaagactttctaggaaaattgttttgaacttgataggtttagtagtttttgagaaaaataaggaaaactacggaaccctacactgagtgtggcccgacacgctcttggccggtttttttgctaGCTGTATAATTATCAGGAATACCTAATAACTAagatatttttgtacttttcaAGCCAAACCTGATAAGACGTTCTACATCCTACATCATAACGCGTTCCGGCCATCTGGAAAACAACGTCGACCACTGGATGACGGACACTGAAGATGAAGCATTAAGGCTTAGACGAGATGCGTAAGAATACACTTGCTTACTTAATAAACTAAACTATGGAACGAAATGTCGCTATCTACATATgatacgaccttcaagaaaagagcttacacttacacccatcttaacccttaaatgcatggtgatgtatatatgcatcatatatttgatggcctgtggctcaatatgtagctatctaaaatcacatttatagcataattattattcagtatttattattatttaataaataataataaaataagcaaTATTATgactatttataatttaaggataaagatgaaatggcggaaaggtgtgaaaaaacaggatgatgaTGGCgacttttagtatgtgatttaggcagatttattcggagttagtaattagtttatgtttaaacattttatcatgggggtttcacaaatagtgtacctttctaatagtagtaaaactttacaaatagaacttaccaataattctatatttatataggtaaataagttttggcctatttaacttctaacactgatttagtattaaaatcggtattaaatatttttttattatttttcccagagtcagaaaaccgttATCTATCACAtgtattaatatctcgttaaaagaaaaaatcatgtatttaagggttaaagccTGGCAGCGCATCTCTAAAccttcagtaggcctagcacatgatggccgcgggagtatgtcgccgcgagatagatgccacgtcttcttctaactgtattaatgacataaggacgggtagtctatctcgcggcgacatactcccgcggccatcatgtgctaggcctactggtggtTTGGGTGTCgaatgggcggcagtgatcgcgtATCATCAGAGGCcgtgtctgctcgtttgccttttATCTAATAAAAAATCTTCTGTTGAGTGACTCAAAAAGGAGCTTGGCTTCcggaatcgagccgcgtcgaatcgactCCTCCATGCATTTAGTATGAACGGTGGTATTCGATTCAACGCTTCGCCAATGGATGCACTGTAAATAGTAAgcgcccttatcgggattcgaacccaggaccgcgactAGTCTGTCTGTCATGTCATATCTAGTGTTTATAGTCAAGTTTAATTTGATACCTTTACAAAaattggcgaaagagaactatGTACATATGTAAGTCACTCTGTATTTACACATGGTGAAGATTCTGAACATGGACATGTTAATGAAGAAGCTGTTACAAGAACCCAAACATTATTGAAAAACCGATTTTTCCATATCAATATTGTTTCAGGACTGTGCTCTTGCAACAGGCAAGCTTAGCGCAAAATAATGGAGTCCTGTCGAGTTTTTGGTTAGTACAATAATTTACAGATTTCAGGTTAGAATTAGAACCATTACCTTAGGTGTTCGCTTTCATCTTGCAGGTAGTATGTCTAATGCATACATCGATTAATGCTCACGTTTG harbors:
- the LOC125234838 gene encoding uncharacterized protein LOC125234838 → MGLIEGNAKDIFSGLSADSISDISIADRMELLQQTRSYAYHAKAASYLVSPILPSGSSSTAFEPNLIRRSTSYIITRSGHLENNVDHWMTDTEDEALRLRRDATVLLQQASLAQNNGVLSSFWYMLAFLPLCNFQRQGWCSPRNSFLVILNSVDIFTAWLKQMISNLRTQLSEVDIDQLLHDCFVVGMDIILTLQTFAFLMLSFYQASL